Below is a window of Populus trichocarpa isolate Nisqually-1 chromosome 3, P.trichocarpa_v4.1, whole genome shotgun sequence DNA.
tttaatgtaatgtaaatgtgtttgatattatggtataaattgattttttaaaaaatttttatttgaaaatatattaaaatattttgattttagatgttttattttatttctaacatcacattaaaatcataaaagcactaaaaaattattaatttaatatatttttaaataaaatatatttttaaaatatactaaaaaataaaagttatcgCTCTCGTAATCATTCATGTATAAAGTTGTCATATCCTCatgtttgaaaatgtgtttaaatttgtgtttttttttaaaatgatttttttgctatttaaaattatttgttttatattttttaatgtgttaatattaaaaataatttttttaaaataaaaaatttattattttaatatatttacaaataaaaaaataattttaaaaataaaaataactacaCTAGCAAACAACTTGCAACTTAGTAAAACAAGTGAGTGGCCATggatatttctttattttagttctaaaaaaaaattgttttaagaaaaaaaagaaggaagaaggaaaTGCAAACGAGCGTCGGTTGGCACGTATGGAAGGTCCACATCACACGTGGAAATGGACTTCACTCTGATTGGCTGAGATAAATGCTTCTTTTAACTCCAAGCTCCTCTTCACAAAGactaaacacacacacacacactcttctcttctttctctctctacaaaacaacaaaaaagaaaagaaaaaaatctctctacaaaacaatcacacaaatctccctggagagagaaagagagaatttttttaattatttagtttttgggttttatatatctttgttttgttttgtttgcttatAGTCTCACTTTACAGCTCATTCTCTacattcttcttcttattcacCAGATCAAATCCAAGGGGTgtgtgtttttgtgtttttgccaCTTCAATTCCGTTAAGCTTCGCTAAATATTTAGGGCTCTTAGCAAAGTTTTCATTTTTAGTGTTTTGCAGCTGTGCAAAACggtaaattattttacttttttggcCAAAGTCTATAAATAAGATTGGTGCATAACAGTGTGTTGTTCTTAAGATCTTTCTCTCGTTCAAACGCAATTGCTTTCAGGTTGTTTCGGCTGGATGGACGACACTCTACTTTTGTCATAGATTGGCTTGTTCAGCTTAAAGTTTCATGTCTGGTAAAGTTTGCAATTTtcagtttaacttttttttttttttatggattcatTGCTTAAACCGTCGTTTCTTGGTGTGTGCTGTTGTCCATAAGAATGtggtgatttttaaatttttttttttgcattttcttgtTGCTTGAATATGATGAAGTTCTAAATTTCACTGATCTTTTTATAGCCCAGAAAGTCAAAAAAGGTTTATTTCCTTATAATTGTGTTGTTAAAATACCAGTGCTGCTAGCAAAGAGAGAGAAGATGAAGTGGATGTGGATTTTAGCTTCTATGCTGTTGAAGTTGTTGAAACTGTGTCAATGAACTGgaaattaactctttaaaatgTTGTATCCGTGTTTCTAGCACATTCATGTGTGCTAAAGATATTTGTGGTTGAGACTAACGAGTTTAGGTTGAAATTTGGAACATTTTATTCTCTATGCAGTTTGCTCCTTTTTGAAGGCATTTTTTTTCTCGCAGTTTTAATtgttgctctctcttttttacaGGCAATCTTTTCTTGTATCTGTGGCTGCTATATGGATTAATCAACCAGATAACCACATGTTACAGGCAAAGCATTCCGGAGCTTGTTCTATCAGATGAATTATAGCTGCTATATTATGCTTGACCAGTTCTCTCATGTCCATCTGTCCAATGAGATTTCAAAGGCCTTGGCTTCTTTACATTCTACACCTTTATATTCTTGTAAACAAAAGCGGAGCTATCACTCCTGATGGTATGGTGGTATCTGAGTTCTTGCATATATGTTATTTCAACATTATCATAAGCTATGTCAAAGTAGTGAAACTGGTACAAAGAAATCTATGGTCCAATGCATAGCTTCAAGgaaaatactttattattaTATGGCTGAAATGTCATATATTTTGCGAGTTATGATTTGTCTAACTCACACGGGAATTTCATTAATCTGAACATAAACTTGGCATGCCTTTGCTTTCAtctcaaaacttgttttttgaaatgagaAATTTAGCCTGATTAAGAATCTAACTGATGATTGTAAGCCCCTACCAGATGAGCCAACAAGTTCTTCTGTTGGTGGTATGAAGTAGGTGTTTCTTTCCAACATGAATGCTTGTGCACACAAACTGCTTATACTCAAGAATCATTTTgcctttattttgtttgttagtgACTATAGGAGATGCATGCTTAAGTCCAGTCATGATACATTGGaattttgaaattcatttttgtGTCTTTGTAGGTGAAGCACTATTGAGCTTCAGGAGTGCAATTGTCAGCTCAGATGGTATTCTTCCTTTGTGGAGGCCAGAGGATACTGACCCATGTAATTGGAGAGGCGTGACATGTGATCAGAAAACCAAGAGAGTAATATATTTGTGAGTtcacaaattattttcaaatttcaaactcaTATTTTCTCTTTCCCTCTCATGAACTGTTTGTTCCCTGTAAATAAGCATGGAGCCATGGACATTCAAAGTACCCCACATATTTCTtctcttgattttgatttgggcctcacacacacacatgtatttcaattaaattgtatttgttaGCTCACAATGCAATATGAGGTGAGGTGTCATGCAACATTTTGTTGATCGTTTTTTTATCTTCCAGGAATCTGAAGAACCACAAATTAAGTGGACCTATATCACCTGACCTTGGGAAGTTAGAGCACTTGAGAGTTCTGTACGTGTTTCCAGGACTTtcctatttttattgaaaattgtcaGGTGTTTTCTGTATTTCAGGCATGCTGctactttcatgttttttttaatatgaatgatTTGTTACAGAGCTCTATACAACAACAACTTCTATGGAACAATTCCTTCAGAGTTGGGAAATTGCACAGAGTTGCAGGGAATGTAGGTGCCGCTATATCTAGTAACAAAAATTTTCTTGTCATTACTCAACATTGTGGTGTATTTTTATCCTATTGAATAATTCTGTTGCCTTTCTATTGGTTAAATTGAAACTATGACCAGAGTGCATAAGTAGCGACcacttatttatattttactttgtaTCATTTAGCATAGAATTCTGGCGCAATATACTAGTGATGGATAAAATAGATACAGTAATTttactgaaaagtattttctctCCCAAAGTAAAAGCTTTGATGTAGTGTATTTGCTTTTGAATTTTGTGAGAATCAGTCCTTTTCTCCTATCCAAGCTATATCAACACGGTCAACTAGGAAACCCATCTGCTTGTCAATTATTCTTGTAATACTCATTTGTAAACGACTGGTGTCAAAATTTTTCACTGATCAAGTGTGCTTAGTCTTATCTATGTAAGAATTAAGACTTCCTTTTCCGATGATGATTGAAAATTGCTCATTCTGAATGAAGTAAAGCATTCTGATTTCACTCAGTGGTTTGGGAATTATATTTAACTGTCACCAACCTTATACTTTTCCTGTGAAGACAAATTACAAATACATGCAAAATGAATTTCCAATGGCCCTGAATAGTAACACTAGCTCCGACTTTAGAGGATTGCCTCTTGGGAACAAACATTTTTCCAGGAATGCAAATGAGAGCTTCTGAAACCAACTAagagagattttatttttaaccctTGAACACAGGGTACAAGATCTACCTCTCAACCTAAAAAGTTAGCTTCTCTTACGAGTTTGGAATTATAAATGTTAGAGAGATTAGTCAGCATATCGCCTTTCATTTGAGCTTACAATTCAGGGCATCTCAGCAGTGAAGCGTTTCTTTCAGCATTGTTAACTACTTGTTTTCTAAGTTGCTGATGTAGCTTAGTTGTTGGTTGTTTTTCCTGTAAATTGATGCTACTGCATGTTGCCTATATTTGTAGTTCTATTTCATTTTCACCTACTAAAAAATCAAACGATTGGTAGAAATTATGGCTTATGTGATTTGAACAGCATTTGCTccctcctgttttttttttttttttttttataatccatGACATATTGTCATTCAACTTAATTCAAATGAGGGTTAGAGTTGCCGCCGTAGGATATATTTTTGACACTTGTACTGGTATCCTATCCTCACTCGTGTTTCTAACTGGAAgcttattattaatgttttctCTCTTCAGATTCTTGCAGGGCAACTACTTAAGTGGACCAATTCCAAGCGAATTGGGAAACCTAACTGTGCTTCAAAATCTGTGAGTTATTTTCTTGTGATAAATTTCAGTGCTTTacatgttattttgtttttaacataaacaaatatgCACAATCATTTTATATGAGCATTGAAGGTTGTATAAAGTGTCCTCTGGAAATGCGATTTTATTAGCATATTTTGATACTTCCCATATGATTCATAAGTTATCAAGAGcagaataaatttgaaatcaatcatgagtttttttttttaaaatcacttctTGATTCCGGTATATGAAAAGAGCAGATTGCTATGAATCATGGGAGTGCTGATATAGAAAAGGACCACATATGAGTTGATAGGGTGAACTTTTCATTGCCTTAAGCCAGATTAACTCTCCTAGGAATCAGTATTCAGAGACTAGCACTCTATGGCCTTTGTGGTCTATATTCCTGCTCAGTACCGCTTGAGTCTTAATTTTTCCCCAATTTAAATTTAGTGATAAATTGTAAACCTTTTGCATAAACAATTCAGATGTTATTCACTTGGGCTTGAGCTAGTTTCTTAAGGGATATGATTGGGTTGCTGTAGGTTCTTAATGTGCTGTGTCTAGTGTAGAAATGTTCACATGTCCAACAATTGCCCTCTTGCTACTGCTGGTTAGATGATCGATGGTTCAACAAATTACTTTTGTTCGTGTCTTTTCAGAAACAACAGAATCTTTGCCACACCTTGGGGGGAGTAATAAATGGAAGTAGTGACAAAATAAACACTGCAGCCTCAGCTTAATTTTGAGCTGTTATATACAATACAAGATCTTTAAAGAATATTGACAGGCACTTGTGTGCTTTAATGTGCTATGAATGAAAAACGCTAGTTTTAGATGCAATCATTGTGCTGGACAGATGAAACTAATTGGGTATTTTGTCAACTACTTCCACAGAGATATCTCAAGTAACTCTCTCAGTGGGTCAATCCCTTCATCGCTTGGGAAGTTAAATAAACTCATCACTTTGTGAGTAGCCACATTTGCTTCAAATTTAGTTTATTCTTATAGAATGATGTTACAATAATTCAGCAGTTGAAATTGGTACATTTGAATCTGATACTTACTATGATCACcgttttaaattttgaagcaATGTGTCAAACAATTTTCTCATCGGACCAATACCATCTGATGGTGTGCTCATCAACTTTGCAGATAACTCGTAAGTCTAAATTTCCCTCATGTGtcatatttaattgattttgcatCAGTTCAACGTGATCTAGTAAGTTAGATGTGCCTTGATAATTTAGCTAAAAGCAAATTCTGCTATCTTACTAATTTACTCCTTTAGACACCAAAGAAGATTCTAAACTAATGAACTGAAATATATATCTTGTAGGTTCACCGGAAATCGTGATTTGTGTGGAAAACAGATCAATAGAACTTGCAGAGATGATAGTGGCGGGTCTGGAACTGATGGGCAGCCTCCTTCAGGTAACTTGCTCACATATTGTATTGATTCTCTTATATTTCATCTTACCAGGTATAATGTTGTACGTGCTGGATGTAATTCAGTATCAGGAATTAGGATGATGAAagatttactatttatttgCTCACAGTATAACTCATTGAAAACTTCACCTTTCTCATGATTAGAATCTGACCCCTGGGAGTTGTTGAAGTCACTATGGAAACTGAATTTGAATTGTTAAGAGAGAACCTATAATTTTCTGACAACATTTTGATCATTTTCTGTTCTCTTATGCTTTATGGTTGTGGCTTAATAATCATTATTTCTTCACTTGCAGGCCAAAATcaaggaggaaagaaaaaatactcTGGCAGACTTCTTATCAGCACTTCAGCAACCATTGGTGCACTACTTCTAGTGGCACTTATGTGTTTTTGGGGTTGCTTTCTATATAAGAAATTTGGTAAAAATGAGAGTAATAGTATTGCAATGGATGTTAGTGGAGGTAATGTTCTTAACTATTACTTGAATTATCTGTCCGAACTATTTTTGTAATTGGAGAACTGTCTCGTAACTTCTTAAACTCTAGCGCCTAATGTTATATTTCCTGATGATCCAGGTGCATCAATTGTAATGTTTCATGGGGACTTGCCATACTCTTCAAAagacatcataaaaaaattagagacttTGACTGAGGAACATGTCATAGGCTCTGGTGGTTTTGGAACTGTGTACAAGCTTGAAATGGATGATGGCAGTATATTTGCCTTGAAGAGAATTGTAAAGATGTATGATGGTTTTGATCGATTCTTTGAGAGGGAGCTTGAAATTCTTGGAAGCATAAAACACCGCTACCTGGTTAATTTACGTGGTTATTGCAATTCCCCTACATCAAAAttgttgatttatgatttccTATCTGGTGGTAGCCTTGATGAAGCACTCCATGGTaagatttatgttttctttttcttctagttTATCTGTTACAAAGGCCTCAAACTTTTTACTGTGAACACTTCTTGACAAGACAGTGCAGTACCATCtactttctgtttcttttttctaggTTGATGATTTTTGGACTATGATTTCTATTTGGAAAATGAAAGTCCTACTCATTGACATAAGCAGTGACAGAGAAGCCTCAAGTGTTAGATCCAAAGACATCTATAatgaagttttgatttttataacctTTGTTATAAATTTGCAATTTTCTTGGTggacttcttttttcttttcttttcgagTGTTTCATTTAAGGCCTAGCATTCTATGTATTAAGTTTCAcgtgtaaggattaaacaaggaaccataatatgtttttttatggattttacaGAAAGATCTGAGCAACTGGATTGGGATGCGCGCCTGACTATTATTATGGGGGCAGCAAAAGGACTGGCTTACTTGCATCACGATTGTTCCCCTAGGATCATCCATCGTGACATAAAGTCAAGCAACATTTTGCTTGATGGCAACTTGGAGGCTCGAGTTACTGATTTTGGACTTGCCAAATTATTAGGGGAT
It encodes the following:
- the LOC7465483 gene encoding LRR receptor-like serine/threonine-protein kinase FEI 1; amino-acid sequence: MSICPMRFQRPWLLYILHLYILVNKSGAITPDGEALLSFRSAIVSSDGILPLWRPEDTDPCNWRGVTCDQKTKRVIYLNLKNHKLSGPISPDLGKLEHLRVLALYNNNFYGTIPSELGNCTELQGIFLQGNYLSGPIPSELGNLTVLQNLDISSNSLSGSIPSSLGKLNKLITFNVSNNFLIGPIPSDGVLINFADNSFTGNRDLCGKQINRTCRDDSGGSGTDGQPPSGQNQGGKKKYSGRLLISTSATIGALLLVALMCFWGCFLYKKFGKNESNSIAMDVSGGASIVMFHGDLPYSSKDIIKKLETLTEEHVIGSGGFGTVYKLEMDDGSIFALKRIVKMYDGFDRFFERELEILGSIKHRYLVNLRGYCNSPTSKLLIYDFLSGGSLDEALHERSEQLDWDARLTIIMGAAKGLAYLHHDCSPRIIHRDIKSSNILLDGNLEARVTDFGLAKLLGDGESHITTIVAGTFGYLAPEYMQSGRATEKTDVYSFGVLVLEVLSGKRPTDASFIEKGLNIVGGLNFLITENRPREIVDPNCEGVQVESLDALLSVATQCVSSSPEDRPTMHRVVQVLESEVMTPCPSDFYDSNSD